The following coding sequences lie in one Corynebacterium humireducens NBRC 106098 = DSM 45392 genomic window:
- a CDS encoding helix-turn-helix domain-containing protein: MTSLYLRHIHRRRLHRAALRVTAGGPGTVLLLTGPEGADRRGVLDSVLAHLAGRPQHRVALFPWSRDEPGALSALLPSPLADTLVVVDDLHHADEGSLRQLISTARHPESTVSVIATVDGPGLNHLATDVVALLPLTLTETSGYLQSVTGRNVPVGLVEQIHAETGGWPGAIDALLTSLPEGELVRGGVGKQDPAAHLARARALTAAFELPTAELHLDECPPDFAPAEQASLRGYLALNRGLRRRAHEYLAEPGPEPHHRARGVLLSLADWDLPGMRSKVAALRADAPSSPATTWARILGLVADAACSGRMPALDITPDTAVNRQLRDMVHGWLALTFDDPLTARERLQHLPGQSPAIGVWQDAWLSRTLYVLGEWTTAARVVERGLATSEAHGMELLEPMLLWTGVQIAAMQGDDLLAADYLQRLTLSEDAFLLQSLPAAMGRMIVAANSADLPAALRAGALLARTVSSTDTQHPGFWPWEDVYAQTLIRAGRIDAADEVITGAEERHTPSGLVSLTAKNAVPRATIQFQRGDVTGGLQTFENAVEAILGTPMPAYQSRILFEYGKVLRRHGRRQRADEILSHAAEIFRQMGASVMVERCAAERRVGGVGGVGAVARTNPHGLTPQEEQIAALVAEGATNSAVARELSLSTKTVEYHLTRIYRKLGVRTRQGLREELAQG, from the coding sequence ATGACCTCCCTGTATCTGCGGCACATCCACCGCCGCCGGCTGCACCGCGCCGCGCTGCGCGTGACGGCCGGCGGACCGGGGACGGTGCTGCTGCTCACCGGCCCGGAGGGCGCCGACCGTCGCGGCGTCCTCGATTCCGTGCTGGCCCACCTGGCCGGACGGCCGCAGCACCGGGTGGCGCTGTTCCCGTGGAGCCGCGACGAACCCGGCGCGCTGTCCGCCCTGCTGCCCTCGCCGTTGGCGGACACGCTCGTCGTCGTGGATGATCTCCACCACGCGGACGAGGGCTCTCTGCGGCAGCTGATCTCGACGGCGCGGCACCCGGAGTCGACGGTGTCGGTGATCGCGACGGTCGACGGCCCCGGGCTGAACCACCTGGCCACCGACGTGGTCGCCCTGCTGCCGCTGACCCTGACGGAGACGTCCGGTTACCTCCAGTCCGTCACCGGCCGGAACGTGCCCGTGGGGCTGGTCGAGCAGATCCACGCGGAGACCGGCGGCTGGCCCGGCGCGATCGACGCACTGCTCACCTCGCTGCCGGAGGGGGAGCTGGTGCGTGGGGGCGTCGGCAAGCAGGATCCGGCCGCGCACCTCGCCCGGGCCCGTGCGCTGACCGCCGCCTTCGAGCTGCCCACCGCGGAGCTCCACCTCGACGAGTGCCCGCCGGATTTCGCCCCCGCGGAGCAGGCCAGCCTCCGCGGTTACCTGGCGCTCAACCGGGGGTTGCGCCGCCGCGCGCACGAGTACCTCGCCGAGCCAGGTCCGGAGCCGCACCACCGTGCCCGCGGTGTGCTCCTCTCCCTGGCGGACTGGGATCTGCCGGGCATGCGTTCCAAGGTCGCCGCCCTGCGTGCCGACGCCCCCTCCTCCCCCGCCACCACCTGGGCCCGCATCCTGGGGCTCGTCGCCGACGCCGCCTGCTCCGGGCGGATGCCCGCGCTCGACATCACGCCGGACACCGCGGTCAACCGGCAGCTGCGGGACATGGTGCACGGCTGGCTCGCGCTCACCTTCGACGACCCCCTGACCGCCCGGGAACGTCTGCAGCACCTGCCGGGGCAGTCCCCGGCGATCGGCGTGTGGCAGGACGCGTGGCTCTCCCGCACCCTCTACGTGCTGGGCGAATGGACCACGGCCGCCCGCGTCGTGGAACGCGGCCTGGCCACCAGCGAGGCCCACGGCATGGAGCTGCTCGAGCCGATGCTCCTGTGGACCGGCGTGCAGATCGCCGCGATGCAGGGCGATGACCTGCTCGCCGCCGACTACCTCCAGCGTCTGACGCTGAGTGAGGACGCCTTCCTGCTGCAGTCGCTGCCCGCCGCCATGGGCCGCATGATCGTGGCCGCGAACTCCGCGGACCTGCCCGCCGCCCTCCGCGCCGGTGCGCTGCTCGCCCGCACCGTCTCCTCGACGGACACCCAGCATCCCGGCTTCTGGCCCTGGGAGGACGTCTACGCGCAGACCCTCATCCGGGCGGGGCGTATCGACGCCGCCGACGAGGTCATCACCGGCGCCGAGGAACGCCACACCCCCTCCGGTCTGGTCTCGCTCACGGCGAAGAACGCCGTCCCCCGCGCCACGATCCAGTTCCAGCGTGGCGACGTCACCGGCGGGCTGCAGACCTTCGAGAATGCGGTCGAGGCGATCCTGGGCACCCCGATGCCCGCCTACCAGTCGCGCATCCTCTTCGAGTACGGCAAGGTCCTGCGCCGTCACGGCCGCCGCCAACGTGCCGACGAGATCCTCTCCCACGCCGCCGAGATCTTCCGGCAGATGGGGGCGAGCGTCATGGTCGAACGTTGTGCGGCGGAGCGCCGGGTCGGTGGCGTGGGTGGTGTCGGTGCGGTGGCGCGCACCAACCCGCACGGGCTCACCCCGCAGGAGGAGCAGATCGCCGCGCTCGTCGCGGAGGGGGCGACCAACAGTGCCGTCGCCCGTGAGCTCTCCCTGTCGACGAAGACCGTGGAGTACCACCTCACCCGCATCTACCGGAAGCTC